One window of Chloroflexus aggregans DSM 9485 genomic DNA carries:
- a CDS encoding DUF3267 domain-containing protein translates to MISSNPSYRRSERSVSFAKANLTGLIFGLLPALLLVIGYAVIHHDLTIVVTWKLLLVVVIGIVVHEALHTIGWLLAGRIPLRALRIGFHVKTFTPFAHVSQPLPINAYRFGTLLPCIVLGIVPAIIGIMTRWPEATIFGALFTLAAGGDLLILWLLRRDPATALVVDHPDRVGCEVWLPASNS, encoded by the coding sequence ATGATCTCCTCAAATCCTTCGTACCGACGATCTGAGCGTTCGGTCTCTTTTGCCAAAGCGAATCTCACTGGATTGATATTCGGTCTGTTACCGGCGTTGTTGCTCGTCATAGGTTACGCTGTCATTCATCACGATCTCACAATTGTCGTTACATGGAAATTGTTGCTTGTCGTGGTGATCGGGATCGTTGTTCACGAAGCGTTGCACACAATCGGATGGTTGCTCGCTGGTCGAATACCGCTGCGTGCCTTACGGATTGGGTTTCACGTCAAAACGTTCACACCGTTTGCGCATGTGTCCCAACCGTTGCCGATTAACGCTTACCGCTTTGGCACACTCTTACCATGCATTGTACTCGGTATTGTGCCGGCGATCATCGGCATAATGACTCGCTGGCCGGAGGCAACTATTTTTGGTGCATTGTTTACGCTTGCCGCCGGCGGTGATCTGCTGATTCTCTGGCTCTTACGGCGCGATCCGGCCACAGCGTTGGTGGTTGATCACCCCGATCGGGTGGGGTGTGAGGTATGGTTGCCGGCCAGCAACTCGTGA